In Komagataeibacter sp. FNDCR2, the following proteins share a genomic window:
- the fliM gene encoding flagellar motor switch protein FliM yields MTDDMQDADDTTKGTEQHETVTEDQHGTPHEDIADHHPAAEGISDAAEHDDVIGGQVLDQSEIDSLLGNTFGGAPPREANGMERVIKAGFVAYERLPMLEIVFDRLVRIMSSTLRSFTNDNVEITMESIQSMRFGDYMNAVPSSSMFAVFKAVQWENYGLIVVDSSLSYSIIDILMGGPRGTGHAGVEARPHTAIERALIEKLIALTLNDLSTAFSPVCAITLSFERLEISARFAAIARASNAVVMTRLHIDMEDRSGNMDLIIPYATLEPVRDQLSQQFMGERFGRDSIWEDHLISEILETDAQVSAVFEEKVVPLSEVLNLHPGKQITFPHRSGTPIHVRLQCGQTPLFEGRLGKLHGKAAVKIERRLVPTDNSHPKNAAASPPATPDAAATET; encoded by the coding sequence GTGACAGACGACATGCAGGATGCAGACGATACGACAAAGGGGACCGAACAGCACGAGACGGTCACCGAAGATCAGCATGGCACGCCGCATGAGGATATTGCCGACCATCATCCTGCTGCCGAAGGGATTTCAGACGCGGCCGAGCATGATGACGTGATTGGCGGGCAGGTACTGGACCAGTCCGAAATTGACAGTCTTCTGGGCAATACGTTCGGCGGGGCGCCCCCGCGTGAAGCGAACGGTATGGAGCGGGTCATCAAGGCTGGCTTCGTAGCTTATGAACGCCTGCCCATGCTGGAGATCGTATTCGATCGCCTTGTCAGGATCATGTCGTCCACGCTGCGCAGTTTTACAAACGACAACGTCGAAATCACGATGGAGAGCATCCAGTCGATGCGCTTCGGCGACTATATGAACGCTGTGCCGTCGTCGTCCATGTTCGCGGTGTTCAAGGCCGTGCAATGGGAGAACTATGGCCTGATCGTGGTTGATTCCTCCCTGTCCTATTCGATCATCGATATTCTGATGGGTGGTCCGCGTGGGACCGGCCATGCCGGCGTGGAAGCCCGACCCCATACAGCGATCGAAAGGGCGTTGATCGAGAAACTCATTGCCCTGACGCTCAATGATCTTTCGACCGCCTTCAGTCCTGTATGCGCGATTACCCTGTCGTTTGAACGACTGGAGATAAGCGCCCGTTTTGCCGCGATCGCACGGGCCTCCAATGCAGTAGTGATGACCCGACTGCATATTGATATGGAGGACCGGAGCGGGAATATGGATCTCATTATCCCCTATGCGACGCTTGAACCCGTGCGTGATCAGTTATCCCAGCAGTTCATGGGAGAGAGATTCGGGCGGGATTCCATATGGGAAGACCATCTCATTTCCGAGATTCTTGAGACCGATGCGCAGGTTTCCGCAGTATTTGAGGAAAAGGTCGTTCCCCTTTCGGAAGTTCTGAACCTTCATCCTGGTAAACAGATAACCTTCCCTCATCGCAGTGGCACACCGATCCATGTCAGGCTCCAATGCGGTCAGACGCCATTGTTTGAGGGACGGCTGGGGAAGTTACATGGTAAAGCGGCTGTGAAAATCGAAAGAAGGCTGGTTCCGACCGATAACTCCCACCCGAAGAATGCGGCGGCTTCTCCCCCCGCCACCCCCGATGCCGCAGCCACCGAGACTTAA
- a CDS encoding flagellar basal body-associated FliL family protein encodes MSETVTGGAPASPRGDAGKETGAAGAEAARKGTTKKSKLKLVIGGLAGLILLISGVTFMEKDKLFKTAGEKANEVLHPPILVGIPTIVSNLDSGDGHPVYVKITAKVEIAGATDEASLQSTIPEIQDVFQTYLHETRPQDIRGNGIYRLREAIIRRLRTDLAPLQVTNVYFVELLVQ; translated from the coding sequence ATGAGCGAGACTGTGACCGGCGGCGCACCCGCCTCCCCACGGGGGGATGCCGGGAAGGAGACTGGAGCCGCCGGGGCTGAAGCAGCTCGCAAGGGTACGACCAAGAAATCGAAGTTGAAGCTGGTGATCGGGGGGCTTGCTGGCCTGATCCTTCTCATTAGCGGGGTCACCTTCATGGAGAAGGACAAGCTGTTCAAGACCGCCGGGGAAAAAGCCAATGAAGTCTTGCACCCGCCCATTCTGGTGGGGATCCCAACCATTGTTTCCAATCTTGATAGCGGAGACGGGCATCCGGTCTATGTGAAGATCACCGCCAAGGTCGAGATAGCAGGCGCAACCGATGAGGCCTCGCTTCAGAGTACCATTCCCGAAATCCAGGATGTATTCCAGACATATCTGCATGAAACGCGCCCGCAGGATATCCGGGGGAACGGAATATACAGGCTGCGTGAAGCGATCATACGTCGCCTGAGAACAGATCTGGCCCCCCTCCAGGTGACGAACGTGTATTTCGTCGAGTTGCTCGTCCAGTAA